Proteins found in one Marinitoga litoralis genomic segment:
- a CDS encoding complex I subunit 5 family protein, which translates to MINPVLMIAIPLLFAFLSVMFKKLDKTFLIVAVLFNVLGAFLLKETEVIIGGWKPPFGINLVADQYSIFGLIILNVVFAASVVFSFGSIKKYATVLLVSLASLNGMLLTGDLFNLFVFLEIASISAYIISTFTKEYRGTFNYIILGALGSNLYLLGIIILYSTVGTLNMADMALKVGLVNNNVLLLALTFIFAGFAVEAKILPFNGWVKNVYGNANELSGPIFASAYATAVIMVFGRLFTSIFNLEGTLNVVFLSVAILTFILGEAAAFAQKNMRKVLAFSSVAQAGLTATMFLIGATGGALMLVANNALAKLVMFTIAGAIFSQAGTDNIDKLKGIFSKHKLIGFGFTVAAMSLIGLPIFYGFYVKVFILTDLFKSNNLLLPALLLFSSLIEGVYFIRMLAKLWNFEGKEEIKTKLSLENTFAYAVLAVLVGLFIIYISYNPEFITQGISNYLSNVAGGM; encoded by the coding sequence ATGATTAATCCTGTCTTAATGATAGCAATACCATTATTATTTGCGTTTTTATCTGTAATGTTTAAAAAGTTAGATAAAACTTTTTTAATTGTAGCAGTGTTATTTAATGTTTTAGGTGCATTTTTATTAAAAGAAACTGAAGTTATTATTGGTGGATGGAAACCTCCATTTGGTATTAATTTAGTTGCAGATCAATATTCAATTTTTGGTTTAATAATATTGAATGTTGTTTTTGCAGCATCAGTTGTATTTTCATTTGGATCAATAAAGAAATATGCAACAGTATTATTGGTTTCATTAGCTTCATTAAATGGAATGTTATTAACAGGGGATTTATTTAACTTATTTGTATTTTTAGAAATTGCATCTATTTCAGCATATATAATTTCAACATTTACAAAAGAATACAGAGGAACATTTAACTATATTATTTTAGGTGCATTAGGTTCTAACTTATACTTATTAGGAATAATTATACTTTATTCAACTGTTGGAACACTAAATATGGCAGATATGGCATTAAAAGTAGGATTAGTAAATAACAATGTATTATTATTAGCACTTACATTTATTTTTGCTGGTTTCGCAGTTGAAGCAAAAATATTACCTTTCAATGGATGGGTAAAAAATGTATATGGAAATGCAAATGAATTAAGTGGTCCAATTTTTGCTTCAGCTTATGCAACAGCAGTAATTATGGTTTTTGGAAGATTATTTACATCAATATTTAACTTAGAAGGAACATTAAATGTTGTATTTTTATCTGTTGCAATATTAACATTCATTTTAGGTGAAGCAGCAGCGTTCGCACAAAAAAATATGAGAAAAGTTTTAGCTTTTTCAAGTGTTGCTCAAGCAGGTTTAACAGCTACTATGTTTTTAATAGGTGCAACAGGTGGAGCTTTAATGTTAGTTGCTAATAATGCTTTAGCAAAATTAGTTATGTTTACAATTGCTGGTGCAATATTTTCACAAGCAGGTACAGATAATATTGATAAATTAAAAGGAATTTTTTCAAAACATAAATTAATAGGTTTTGGTTTTACTGTAGCAGCTATGTCTTTAATTGGATTACCAATATTCTATGGATTCTATGTAAAAGTGTTTATATTAACAGATTTATTTAAATCAAACAATTTATTATTGCCTGCATTATTATTGTTCTCAAGTTTAATTGAAGGTGTATATTTCATTAGAATGTTAGCTAAATTATGGAATTTTGAAGGTAAAGAAGAAATAAAAACAAAATTATCCTTGGAAAACACATTTGCTTATGCTGTTTTAGCAGTATTAGTAGGATTATTTATAATTTATATTAGTTATAATCCAGAATTTATAACACAAGGTATAAGCAATTACCTTTCCAATGTAGCGGGAGGGATGTGA
- a CDS encoding sodium:proton antiporter: MIQYLFIGLILIGIYGLLTQKNLIKLVVALNVLEVGVNLFIISTGYVKDGIAPILFKGAISTNNNFVDPLPQALVLTAIVIGVGVTALSLTVVRKIYEKYGTLEMDEMGSESND, translated from the coding sequence ATGATACAATATTTATTTATAGGATTAATATTAATAGGAATATATGGATTATTAACTCAAAAGAATTTGATTAAATTAGTTGTAGCTTTAAATGTTTTAGAAGTAGGAGTTAATTTATTTATTATTTCAACAGGTTACGTAAAAGACGGAATTGCTCCTATTCTATTTAAAGGTGCAATATCAACAAACAACAATTTTGTAGATCCATTACCACAAGCATTAGTTCTTACAGCAATTGTTATAGGTGTTGGAGTTACAGCACTTTCTTTAACTGTTGTGAGAAAAATATATGAAAAATACGGAACTTTGGAAATGGACGAGATGGGGAGTGAAAGCAATGATTAA
- a CDS encoding Na(+)/H(+) antiporter subunit B, with protein MKRLIAILLVAVLGLFIYSNLYTEGNGKLFPKFGEVNLSERVSEKYVKKSVNGNESEVVFNETNNAESGSANMVTSIVVNYRSFDTLGEVTVLFVSALGVGLLLRGNSRMKFKTKPNFILRAGVRIIAGIILITGIYIFIHGHLTPGGGFPGGSMIASAVLLFYISDDEFKTKVKAFKFLEGTAGSLYLIFGLLGLTMGGYFLYNFLPTGIVGNLFSAGIVPIVYIFVGLKVGSELSNLISDFLSEEGK; from the coding sequence ATGAAAAGATTAATAGCTATATTATTAGTTGCTGTTTTAGGATTATTTATATATTCAAATTTATACACTGAAGGAAATGGAAAATTATTTCCTAAATTTGGGGAAGTAAATTTATCAGAAAGAGTTTCAGAAAAATATGTTAAAAAGAGTGTAAACGGAAATGAATCTGAAGTAGTTTTTAATGAAACAAATAACGCAGAAAGTGGTTCTGCTAACATGGTTACATCAATAGTTGTTAATTACAGATCATTTGATACTTTAGGAGAAGTTACAGTTTTATTTGTTTCAGCTTTAGGTGTTGGATTGTTGTTACGTGGAAACTCAAGAATGAAATTTAAAACAAAACCAAATTTCATTTTAAGAGCAGGAGTTAGAATAATAGCTGGAATAATTTTAATTACAGGTATATATATTTTCATTCACGGGCATTTAACACCTGGAGGAGGATTTCCTGGAGGTTCTATGATTGCTTCTGCAGTGTTATTATTCTATATTTCTGATGATGAATTTAAAACAAAAGTTAAGGCATTTAAATTTTTAGAAGGAACTGCAGGAAGTTTATATTTAATATTCGGATTATTAGGATTAACAATGGGTGGTTATTTCTTATACAATTTCTTACCAACAGGAATTGTAGGTAACTTATTTAGTGCTGGAATTGTTCCAATAGTATACATTTTTGTTGGATTAAAAGTAGGATCTGAGCTTTCAAATTTAATCTCAGATTTTCTCTCAGAGGAGGGGAAATAG
- a CDS encoding Na(+)/H(+) antiporter subunit B, with protein MQTIEIIVGITLLVFAFLAIESKKIINSIIYLSILSMLSVVSFVFMKAPDVAITEAVIGSGLVTAVFIFTLFSIKKAGDKE; from the coding sequence ATGCAAACAATTGAAATTATAGTAGGTATAACTCTTTTAGTTTTTGCTTTTTTAGCAATTGAATCTAAAAAAATTATAAATTCAATAATTTATTTATCTATTTTAAGTATGTTATCAGTAGTTTCGTTTGTATTTATGAAAGCACCAGATGTTGCGATAACTGAGGCTGTAATAGGTTCTGGATTAGTTACTGCAGTATTTATTTTTACCCTTTTTTCAATAAAAAAGGCTGGTGATAAAGAATGA
- the mnhG gene encoding monovalent cation/H(+) antiporter subunit G, producing the protein MSAIGYIFMIIGALFYLLGGLGLYRMPDVYNRLQAATKATTLGTFSLVLGVGIAQPEWFVKALLIILFLTITNPVGSSVLGKASYIYGVKPFKLVKNDIEELYQSRGDENANN; encoded by the coding sequence ATGAGTGCTATAGGATATATTTTTATGATAATAGGTGCTCTTTTTTATTTACTTGGAGGTTTAGGATTATACAGAATGCCAGATGTATACAATAGACTTCAAGCTGCAACAAAAGCTACAACCTTAGGAACATTTTCATTAGTTTTAGGTGTAGGAATAGCTCAACCAGAATGGTTTGTAAAAGCGTTATTGATAATATTATTTTTAACTATTACAAACCCAGTAGGAAGTTCTGTTTTAGGTAAAGCTTCATATATATATGGAGTAAAACCATTTAAATTGGTTAAGAATGATATTGAGGAACTCTACCAAAGTAGAGGTGATGAAAATGCAAACAATTGA
- a CDS encoding cation:proton antiporter gives MIMFIGSLIAIGALFSVLRLIFGPTTPDRVVAVDTLNVIITGSIVFIAFILKSELYLDIALVYGALSFLETVVIARYLEGKK, from the coding sequence ATGATTATGTTTATAGGTTCTTTAATAGCTATAGGTGCATTATTTTCAGTTTTAAGATTAATTTTTGGACCTACTACACCAGATAGAGTAGTTGCAGTAGATACTTTAAATGTAATAATTACAGGTTCTATAGTGTTTATTGCATTTATTTTAAAAAGTGAGTTGTATTTAGATATTGCATTAGTTTATGGGGCGTTATCCTTCTTAGAAACAGTAGTTATTGCCCGTTATTTGGAGGGGAAAAAATGA
- a CDS encoding Na+/H+ antiporter subunit E, with product MKKYISTFLTLWVIWVALTGFNTAELLTGFLVSLILAGVISSVVDYSFGLDIIPKLFIFVFAYVPVFIAEMIKANIDVAARVLNPSLPLNPGIVKVPTNLKSNVGKLTLANSITLTPGTLSLEADDENIYIHWIDVKGETPEEYQKHVSGKFEKLLGGIYK from the coding sequence TTGAAAAAGTATATTTCAACTTTTTTGACCCTATGGGTAATTTGGGTTGCATTAACGGGCTTTAATACAGCAGAATTACTCACAGGGTTTTTAGTTTCTCTTATTTTAGCTGGAGTAATATCAAGCGTTGTTGATTATTCTTTTGGGTTAGATATTATTCCAAAACTATTCATTTTTGTATTTGCTTACGTTCCAGTTTTTATTGCTGAAATGATAAAAGCAAATATAGATGTTGCAGCAAGAGTATTAAATCCATCATTACCATTAAATCCAGGTATTGTAAAAGTACCAACTAATTTAAAAAGTAATGTTGGAAAATTAACTTTAGCAAATTCAATTACTTTAACTCCCGGTACATTATCTCTTGAAGCAGATGATGAAAATATTTATATTCATTGGATTGACGTTAAAGGCGAAACTCCCGAAGAATATCAAAAACATGTTTCTGGAAAATTTGAGAAACTTTTGGGAGGGATATATAAATGA
- a CDS encoding ArsR/SmtB family transcription factor: MDECNLISNVFKSLAHPIRLRIVKLLSSESLSVLELSEKLKTSQSSISQHLKILEENGIIEKEKKGNNVYCKLKHELVLELLFDGKRIISQELKEANDIFSNM, translated from the coding sequence TTGGATGAATGCAATTTAATTTCAAATGTATTTAAATCTTTAGCTCACCCAATAAGGCTAAGGATAGTAAAACTATTAAGTAGTGAATCGTTATCTGTATTAGAATTATCTGAAAAATTAAAGACTAGTCAATCAAGTATATCTCAACATTTAAAAATTTTAGAAGAAAATGGAATTATAGAAAAAGAAAAAAAAGGGAATAATGTTTATTGTAAATTAAAACATGAATTAGTTTTGGAACTTTTATTTGATGGAAAAAGAATAATTTCACAAGAATTAAAAGAAGCAAATGATATTTTTAGTAATATGTAG
- a CDS encoding putative manganese-dependent inorganic diphosphatase gives MKEKIYVFGHQRPDTDSITAAITYSFLKNQMDNNEYIPFRLGDLNPESKFVLEYFKVNTPEYLENVYIQVKDAMMKNVISTNINSTIYEIGNTMLEKQIKSIPVVDDNNNLKGLVTEREIANYFLKEIQNFSLEENPPKVKDVIKTMNGKLLVGDENKKLKGCPIIGAMTAEEVKTYVKKDDVLITGNRQDVQKIAIEKEVSCLIITGNFYPDNEIIHLANKNNIPIVVSPHPTYVTGRLLRLSTHAERIMEKNPLTTHPDEILKDFEEELMQDKKGVAVVIDQGGKVKGIITRHDLIRPKNKKVILVDHSERSQTVEGIEEAEILEIVDHHRLGGLETGLPITAHIRPVGCTNTIIWDLYKKNGINPPKEIAGLMLSAILSDTMILKSPTCTEEDKKAVEEISQILNIDPIEYGIKMYKAKTDLEGFSEKEILSIDLKESRLSRGIIAVSQIEVIDPQMILEKKEKIIYTMENIAKERNYTLFLFLLTDVLKEGSYVFAAGQYKLAEKIFKKTFENQIAYLDRVVSRKKQVMPLIIRNI, from the coding sequence ATGAAAGAAAAAATATATGTTTTTGGTCATCAAAGACCAGATACTGATAGCATAACTGCTGCAATTACATATTCTTTTTTGAAAAATCAAATGGATAATAATGAATATATTCCATTTAGATTAGGAGATTTAAATCCTGAAAGTAAGTTTGTTTTAGAATATTTTAAAGTCAATACACCAGAATATTTGGAAAATGTATATATTCAAGTTAAAGATGCAATGATGAAAAATGTGATATCTACAAATATTAATTCGACTATATATGAAATCGGAAATACTATGTTAGAAAAACAAATAAAAAGTATTCCAGTTGTAGATGATAATAATAATTTAAAAGGTTTAGTAACTGAAAGAGAAATTGCAAATTATTTTTTAAAAGAAATACAGAATTTTTCTTTAGAAGAAAATCCACCTAAAGTAAAAGATGTAATAAAGACAATGAATGGAAAGTTATTAGTTGGAGATGAAAATAAAAAACTTAAAGGATGTCCAATTATTGGAGCAATGACAGCTGAAGAAGTTAAAACATATGTAAAAAAAGATGATGTGTTAATAACTGGTAATAGACAAGATGTTCAAAAAATAGCAATAGAAAAAGAGGTAAGTTGTTTAATAATAACTGGAAATTTTTATCCGGATAATGAAATAATTCATTTAGCGAATAAGAATAATATTCCAATAGTGGTATCTCCTCATCCAACTTATGTTACTGGAAGATTATTAAGATTAAGTACTCATGCTGAAAGGATCATGGAAAAAAATCCTTTAACTACACATCCAGATGAAATATTAAAAGATTTTGAAGAAGAATTAATGCAAGATAAAAAAGGTGTAGCTGTTGTAATAGATCAAGGGGGTAAAGTAAAAGGTATAATTACAAGACATGATTTAATCAGACCGAAAAATAAAAAAGTAATTTTAGTAGATCATTCAGAACGCTCTCAAACTGTTGAAGGTATAGAAGAAGCAGAAATTTTAGAAATAGTTGATCATCATAGATTAGGAGGTTTGGAGACAGGACTTCCAATTACTGCACATATAAGACCAGTTGGATGCACTAATACAATCATTTGGGATTTATATAAGAAAAATGGTATAAATCCACCAAAAGAAATAGCAGGACTTATGTTATCAGCAATATTGTCTGATACTATGATATTGAAATCACCAACATGCACCGAAGAAGATAAAAAAGCAGTAGAAGAAATTTCTCAAATTTTAAACATTGATCCTATAGAATATGGAATAAAAATGTATAAAGCAAAAACAGATTTGGAGGGATTTTCTGAAAAAGAAATACTCTCTATAGATCTAAAAGAATCAAGATTAAGTAGAGGTATTATTGCTGTGTCGCAAATTGAAGTAATTGATCCACAAATGATTTTAGAAAAAAAAGAAAAAATAATATACACTATGGAAAATATAGCAAAGGAAAGAAATTATACATTATTTTTATTTTTACTTACAGACGTATTAAAAGAAGGATCATATGTATTTGCTGCAGGCCAATACAAATTAGCAGAAAAAATATTTAAAAAAACATTTGAAAATCAAATCGCATATTTAGATCGAGTAGTATCAAGAAAGAAACAAGTTATGCCATTAATAATTAGAAATATTTAA